In one window of Mus pahari chromosome 3, PAHARI_EIJ_v1.1, whole genome shotgun sequence DNA:
- the LOC110318752 gene encoding olfactory receptor 4X2-like has translation MADIHNATEFLFLGLSSNQEVQRVCFVXFLLLYMAIVLGNLLMVVTVVASRSLGSPMYFFLGYLSFVEICYSSTTAPKLVLDILAEKKSISVWGCMAQLLFMHFVGAAEIFLLTVMAYDRYVAICKPLYYTSIKNRNVCAVLVVTAWMEGFVHSFAQILLIFPLPFCGPNIIDHYFCDVLPLLKLACSDTFLIGLLIVANAGTLSVISFVVLLASYVVILFHLRTQSAEGRRKALSTCGSHVTVVILFFGPCVFIYLRPSDTLPVDKMIAVFYTVITPLLNPLIYSLRNAEVKKAMKGLWFRTMKVDEK, from the coding sequence ATGGCTGACATACACAATGCGACTGAGTTCCTTTTTCTGGGACTCTCTTCCAATCAAGAGGTGCAGAGAGTNTGCTTTGTGNTATTTCTGCTCTTGTACATGGCCATTGTGCTTGGGAATCTTCTCATGGTGGTCACTGTGGTAGCCAGCAGAAGTCTTGGctcccccatgtacttcttccttggATACCTCTCCTTTGTAGAGATCTGCTATTCCTCCACAACAGCTCCCAAACTCGTCTTGGATATCCTAGCTGAAAAGAAATCCATATCTGTATGGGGCTGCATGGCACAGCTTCTCTTCATGCACTTCGTTGGTGCTGCTGAGATTTTCCTGCTCACagtgatggcctatgaccgctatgtggccatctgcaagcCCCTGTACTACACCAGCATCAAGAACCGAAATGTGTGTGCAGTCCTCGTGGTAACAGCATGGATGGAAGGCTTTGTGCATTCCTTTGCCCAAATACTTCTCATCTTTCCTTTGCCATTCTGTGGCCCCAATATCATCGATCATTATTTCTGTGATGTGCTTCCTTTGCTTAAACTTGCCTGCTCAGACACCTTCCTTATTGGCCTACTGATTGTTGCCAATGCGGGAACTCTGTCTGTGATCAGCTTTGTGGTCCTCTTAGCATCCTATGTGGTCATCTTGTTCCATCTAAGAACCCAGAGTGCTGAGGGACGGCGCAAAGCCCTGTCCACCTGTGGGTCCCATGTCACTGTGGTTATATTGTTCTTTGGTCCATGTGTCTTCATCTATTTGAGGCCTTCTGATACCCTACCTGTAGACAAGATGATAGCTGTGTTCTACACAGTGATAACTCCCCTGCTCAATCCTCTCATCTACTCCCTGAGAAATGCAGAAGTGAAGAAAGCCATGAAGGGTCTATGGTTCAGGACAATGAAAGTAGATGAGAAATAG